One segment of Candidatus Paceibacterota bacterium DNA contains the following:
- a CDS encoding SHOCT domain-containing protein, translated as MMNFQYGFFGAFGWFFMVLWWVFIVVVIIALLRWISEQPKNDNNKKSPLEVLKERYAKGEIDKKEFEEKKKDLL; from the coding sequence ATGATGAATTTTCAATATGGTTTTTTCGGTGCTTTCGGCTGGTTTTTTATGGTTCTTTGGTGGGTCTTTATAGTTGTAGTAATTATAGCTCTTCTAAGATGGATTTCAGAACAGCCAAAAAATGATAATAATAAAAAATCTCCGCTTGAGGTTTTAAAGGAGCGGTATGCAAAGGGGGAAATAGATAAAAAAGAATTTGAAGAGAAGAAAAAGGATTTATTGTAG
- a CDS encoding DUF5676 family membrane protein encodes MDNSYYCQINKKGFALATSGVMGLVYILCAAFVALWPDFSLRLFGWLMHLVNVEKFAGDMGITFGGFLAGLLQAVIYTYIGAYLIAWLHNKFCKENK; translated from the coding sequence ATGGACAATAGTTATTATTGCCAAATTAATAAAAAAGGATTTGCTTTGGCCACAAGCGGGGTAATGGGACTAGTTTACATTCTTTGTGCTGCTTTCGTTGCTTTATGGCCCGATTTTTCGCTTCGTCTTTTTGGCTGGCTTATGCACTTGGTCAATGTTGAAAAGTTTGCAGGAGACATGGGGATAACTTTTGGCGGATTTTTAGCGGGTCTTCTCCAAGCGGTAATTTACACGTATATCGGCGCCTATCTTATTGCTTGGCTTCATAATAAATTTTGCAAAGAAAATAAATAA
- a CDS encoding sulfite exporter TauE/SafE family protein translates to MEKSKKEKEAVYFIKGMHCPSCEIFIEKELLKFKGVNFANATEKEGKVFIKYEGEKPKKEELNDILKENNYFLSDLPFEKSEKRESFLGAVLVAFVIIALFFFLQKTGIMEMADFSSQYSLFMVFFLGIVASVSSCMALIGGLILSLSKQWNKAYSKTNSFSKKLQPYVLFNFGRLVSYGLFGAVLGGLGNVFNISLGFTSFLVFIVSLLMIFFSLKMLGFEFPDFLKFKKGGFFRKFTTSERSSVKSHACFLGASTFFLPCGFTITAQGLALISGSALQGFLIMFFFALGTVPALLMLGFSSIKFYQNPQLSLKFSKIAGILVLFFAFYNINSQLVIWGMPNINSFKISVWEKKEEMNFSEKEQVLKMSVSSFKYKPNYFIVKAGVPVRWEITDEGMSGCTNAIISKDLFEGTIDLVRGGTAIKEFIVEKPGRYVFSCSMGMVSGVIDVIGNTEQSLSDDVCLIAEKEKIEKILN, encoded by the coding sequence ATGGAAAAAAGCAAAAAAGAAAAAGAAGCAGTTTATTTTATAAAGGGAATGCATTGTCCTTCTTGCGAAATTTTTATTGAGAAGGAGCTTTTGAAGTTTAAAGGAGTTAACTTTGCAAATGCTACAGAAAAAGAAGGAAAGGTTTTTATAAAATACGAAGGGGAAAAACCGAAAAAAGAAGAGCTAAACGATATTCTAAAAGAAAATAACTATTTTTTGTCTGATCTTCCATTTGAAAAAAGTGAAAAAAGGGAAAGCTTTTTAGGAGCCGTTCTTGTAGCTTTTGTTATTATTGCTCTGTTTTTTTTCTTGCAAAAAACAGGTATTATGGAAATGGCCGATTTTTCTTCACAGTATTCCCTTTTTATGGTTTTTTTTCTAGGAATTGTGGCTAGCGTTTCAAGTTGCATGGCTCTTATCGGAGGGCTGATATTGTCTCTTTCCAAACAATGGAATAAGGCCTATTCAAAAACAAATTCTTTTTCTAAAAAACTTCAGCCCTATGTATTATTCAATTTTGGCAGATTGGTGTCTTATGGATTATTCGGAGCGGTTCTCGGAGGGCTTGGAAATGTATTTAATATATCTCTTGGTTTTACTTCTTTTTTAGTTTTTATCGTTTCACTGCTGATGATTTTTTTCTCTTTAAAGATGCTGGGATTTGAATTTCCCGACTTCTTGAAATTTAAAAAAGGAGGATTTTTTAGAAAATTTACAACCAGTGAAAGGAGTTCTGTAAAAAGCCATGCCTGTTTTTTGGGCGCTTCTACTTTTTTTCTTCCTTGCGGATTTACGATTACGGCCCAGGGACTTGCCTTGATATCTGGAAGCGCATTGCAGGGATTCTTAATTATGTTTTTTTTCGCTCTTGGAACGGTTCCGGCTCTTTTGATGCTTGGATTTTCAAGCATAAAGTTTTATCAAAATCCGCAATTATCATTGAAGTTTTCAAAAATAGCCGGAATATTGGTTTTGTTTTTCGCTTTTTATAACATTAATTCCCAGCTTGTAATTTGGGGAATGCCTAATATTAATAGTTTTAAAATATCAGTATGGGAAAAAAAAGAAGAGATGAATTTTTCGGAAAAAGAGCAGGTTCTAAAAATGAGTGTTTCGAGCTTTAAGTATAAGCCGAATTATTTTATAGTGAAAGCGGGAGTTCCGGTCAGATGGGAGATTACAGACGAGGGTATGAGTGGATGCACTAATGCTATTATTTCTAAAGATTTATTTGAAGGGACAATTGATCTTGTAAGAGGAGGAACGGCGATAAAAGAATTTATTGTGGAAAAGCCGGGAAGATACGTTTTTTCTTGTTCTATGGGAATGGTTTCAGGAGTGATTGACGTTATCGGCAATACTGAACAATCTTTATCCGATGATGTTTGCCTTATTGCAGAAAAAGAAAAAATAGAGAAAATTTTGAATTAA
- a CDS encoding cupin domain-containing protein, which yields MNIDIKKQIEYSKGGILSKVIYKKEKADITLFCMAERTEISEHTSSKEAFVYVLEGEGIFFLGKEEIKMIPGVFISIEKNAKHSLKAEKNTSFMLFLTN from the coding sequence ATGAATATTGATATTAAAAAACAAATAGAATACTCAAAGGGAGGAATTCTAAGTAAGGTGATATATAAAAAAGAAAAGGCGGATATTACTCTATTTTGCATGGCAGAGAGAACGGAAATATCAGAGCATACCTCTTCCAAAGAAGCTTTTGTTTATGTGCTTGAAGGAGAAGGAATATTTTTTCTTGGAAAAGAAGAAATTAAAATGATCCCGGGAGTATTTATTTCAATTGAAAAAAACGCAAAACATTCTTTAAAAGCCGAAAAGAACACCAGTTTTATGCTTTTTTTAACAAATTAA
- a CDS encoding heavy metal translocating P-type ATPase yields MNKKTFKISGMHCASCASNIEKEVKKVSGVSSSRVDFNGGKLFVEGNDFSTEELKKRTEDLGYGFFSEEDGNKENIVLKVVGMDSPHCAGIIKKVLGGFKGVKNPEIDFANEKVKFTFFPNENSLADIEKAIEKEGYNVFKEKETSEVEIEERRRVKNTKIRAILALVLSIPLMFTMILMYSGKMFPGQLFIEAVLSFIVVYILGWRAHVSAFKAARKFYANMDVLISLGTSAAFLFGVAAFFIDVPVFFEIAAFIMAFQLLGRYLEEKARGKTSEALRELLNLEAKTARILINGEEKEIPVEELKLGDVMIIRPGEKIPTDGKVIEGLSSVDESMATGESLPVEKTPGSQVIGSTLNQEGILKAEAVKVGKDTFFAQVVKLVEEAQGSRIPIQEFADKVTSYFVPAILLIAIFTVLSWLFVGNWYVAIVASITVLIIACPCALGLATPTALTVGIGRGAKQGILFRRGEAIELMGKTKVIVLDKTGTLTKGQPDVTDIIEINGNNISDILQIASSVENNSEHPLARAIVKKAKEKNIELLRTENFKAVFGKGVEALVNGRRILVGRRMLLQENNISFSSIEEIASKLEEQGKTAMFVADDKKVLGIIAVADTLKKETKEAIKELHNMGYKLVMLTGDNKKTASAISKEIGIDEVIAEVLPSEKVDVIKKLQEEGKVKVAMVGDGINDAPALTQADVGIAIGTGTDIAIEAGEITLVGGELNALINSIKLSRMTFKTIRQNLFWAYVYNAIAIPIAAFGILATMIGPIIAAGAMAFSSFSVVLNSLRLRKTKL; encoded by the coding sequence ATGAATAAAAAAACATTTAAAATATCGGGAATGCATTGCGCCTCTTGCGCTTCAAACATTGAAAAGGAAGTCAAAAAAGTTTCTGGAGTTTCTTCTTCGAGGGTGGATTTTAACGGTGGAAAACTTTTTGTTGAAGGAAATGATTTTTCAACTGAGGAATTAAAGAAAAGAACGGAGGATTTGGGTTATGGTTTTTTTTCAGAAGAAGATGGAAATAAAGAAAATATCGTTTTAAAGGTTGTTGGAATGGATAGCCCTCATTGTGCAGGAATAATTAAAAAGGTTTTAGGGGGATTTAAAGGGGTTAAAAATCCTGAAATTGATTTTGCCAATGAAAAAGTAAAATTCACTTTTTTCCCAAATGAAAATTCCCTTGCAGATATTGAAAAAGCTATAGAAAAAGAAGGGTATAATGTTTTTAAGGAGAAAGAGACAAGCGAAGTTGAAATAGAAGAGAGAAGACGAGTTAAAAATACAAAAATAAGAGCAATCCTTGCTCTTGTTTTAAGTATTCCCTTGATGTTTACAATGATTTTGATGTATTCCGGCAAAATGTTTCCCGGCCAGCTTTTTATTGAGGCGGTTCTTTCTTTTATTGTCGTGTATATTTTAGGATGGAGAGCCCATGTTTCCGCTTTCAAGGCAGCCAGGAAATTTTATGCCAACATGGATGTTCTTATTTCCCTGGGAACTTCCGCAGCTTTTCTTTTCGGAGTGGCTGCTTTTTTTATTGATGTTCCTGTTTTCTTTGAAATAGCCGCTTTCATTATGGCTTTCCAGCTTTTGGGAAGGTATTTGGAAGAAAAAGCAAGAGGAAAGACATCGGAGGCCCTAAGAGAACTTTTAAACCTTGAAGCCAAAACAGCAAGAATATTAATAAACGGAGAAGAGAAAGAAATACCTGTTGAAGAATTGAAATTGGGAGATGTTATGATTATCAGGCCCGGGGAAAAAATTCCGACTGACGGCAAGGTAATTGAAGGGCTTTCTTCTGTTGACGAGTCAATGGCAACGGGGGAATCATTGCCGGTTGAAAAAACACCCGGATCGCAGGTTATTGGTTCTACTCTTAACCAGGAAGGGATATTAAAAGCGGAAGCAGTTAAGGTTGGAAAAGACACTTTTTTTGCCCAAGTTGTAAAATTGGTTGAAGAGGCTCAAGGGAGCCGCATTCCTATTCAAGAATTTGCAGACAAGGTTACTTCCTATTTTGTTCCAGCAATTCTTTTAATTGCAATTTTTACCGTTTTGTCTTGGCTTTTTGTTGGCAATTGGTATGTGGCAATTGTTGCAAGTATTACCGTTCTTATTATCGCTTGTCCTTGCGCTCTTGGCCTTGCTACGCCTACCGCTTTAACTGTTGGCATTGGAAGAGGGGCAAAGCAAGGAATTTTATTTAGAAGAGGAGAAGCGATTGAGCTGATGGGAAAAACAAAAGTGATTGTTCTTGATAAGACGGGAACCCTTACAAAGGGACAGCCGGATGTAACTGATATTATTGAAATTAACGGAAATAATATTTCTGATATTTTACAAATTGCGTCTTCTGTGGAAAATAATTCTGAGCATCCTTTAGCCAGGGCGATTGTGAAAAAAGCAAAGGAAAAAAATATTGAATTGCTAAGAACGGAAAATTTTAAGGCGGTTTTTGGCAAAGGAGTTGAAGCACTTGTAAACGGAAGGAGAATTTTAGTTGGCAGAAGAATGCTATTGCAAGAGAATAATATTTCTTTTTCTTCCATTGAAGAAATTGCCTCAAAACTAGAAGAACAAGGGAAAACGGCCATGTTTGTTGCAGATGATAAAAAAGTTTTGGGAATAATTGCCGTGGCTGATACTTTGAAAAAAGAGACCAAAGAAGCAATTAAAGAGCTTCATAATATGGGATATAAACTTGTTATGTTAACCGGTGACAATAAAAAAACAGCAAGCGCTATTTCGAAAGAAATTGGCATTGACGAGGTTATAGCAGAGGTCTTGCCTAGTGAAAAAGTTGATGTAATAAAAAAGCTGCAAGAAGAAGGAAAGGTAAAAGTTGCCATGGTTGGCGACGGAATAAACGACGCTCCGGCCTTGACTCAGGCAGATGTGGGAATAGCTATTGGTACCGGAACCGATATCGCAATTGAAGCGGGAGAGATTACTCTTGTAGGAGGAGAATTAAACGCTTTGATTAATTCTATAAAATTAAGTCGAATGACATTTAAAACAATTCGCCAGAATCTTTTTTGGGCTTATGTATATAATGCAATAGCGATTCCTATAGCTGCTTTTGGAATTTTAGCTACGATGATAGGCCCCATTATTGCCGCCGGGGCTATGGCTTTTTCTTCGTTTTCGGTAGTTCTTAATTCCTTGCGGCTGAGGAAAACAAAACTGTAA
- a CDS encoding EamA family transporter — protein MPIWILYALLAAVFAALVAIFGKIGIAGIDPTLATTVRAIIMATFLAIVTLLSGKWQTVSTISGKLLFFIALSGIAGALSWLFYFVALKYGPASGVAALDRLSVVFVVVFAALFLAEALTLKVAIGAILITIGALFMVF, from the coding sequence ATGCCTATTTGGATACTATATGCGCTTTTAGCAGCGGTCTTTGCAGCTCTAGTTGCAATTTTCGGGAAAATAGGAATTGCGGGAATTGATCCCACTCTTGCAACAACAGTAAGAGCAATAATTATGGCAACATTTCTTGCCATTGTGACATTGTTATCGGGAAAATGGCAGACAGTTTCAACAATAAGCGGGAAACTTCTTTTTTTCATCGCCCTTTCAGGAATTGCCGGAGCCCTCTCGTGGCTCTTTTATTTCGTAGCGCTAAAATACGGACCGGCATCGGGAGTAGCCGCTCTTGATAGGTTGAGCGTGGTTTTCGTCGTTGTTTTTGCCGCTCTCTTTTTAGCCGAAGCTTTGACTTTAAAAGTAGCAATAGGCGCCATTCTTATAACAATAGGAGCGCTTTTTATGGTTTTTTAA
- a CDS encoding L28 family ribosomal protein, with translation MKTCSICNKGSVMVQKLVKLRGKYNPTIKKRKKPNLQWVKLPSGERVLACTKCIKSVGKGK, from the coding sequence ATGAAAACATGTTCAATATGCAATAAGGGCTCGGTAATGGTCCAGAAGCTGGTAAAACTTCGTGGAAAATATAATCCAACGATTAAGAAAAGAAAAAAACCAAACCTTCAATGGGTAAAGCTTCCTTCGGGTGAAAGAGTTCTTGCTTGTACTAAATGTATTAAATCTGTAGGAAAAGGAAAATAA
- a CDS encoding site-2 protease family protein, protein METIFIIVILILSVIIHEVAHGAMANYMGDPTAKYAGRLTLNPIKHIDPIGSVVIPLLLVLFQSGVIFGWAKPVPINPYNFKDQKYGSAKVSAAGPFSNFSLALVFGLSMRFLPLSPNLLFIFGIIVYINLVLGIFNLIPIPPLDGSHILFTFLPLSMEHVKIFLSQYGLFILLFLIFFLLGPIFSFIAFIFELISGISFSQIIYLLG, encoded by the coding sequence ATGGAAACGATATTTATTATTGTCATTTTAATACTTTCTGTAATTATCCATGAAGTTGCCCATGGAGCAATGGCAAATTATATGGGAGATCCGACGGCAAAATATGCGGGGCGTCTTACATTAAATCCGATAAAGCATATTGATCCTATCGGTTCTGTTGTTATCCCTTTGCTTCTTGTTTTATTTCAGAGCGGAGTTATTTTTGGATGGGCGAAACCGGTTCCGATTAACCCTTACAATTTTAAAGATCAAAAATATGGCAGCGCAAAAGTTTCTGCCGCAGGCCCTTTTTCTAATTTTTCCTTAGCTCTTGTTTTTGGTCTTTCTATGCGCTTTTTGCCTCTTTCTCCCAATCTTCTTTTTATATTCGGAATCATTGTCTATATTAATTTGGTTCTTGGAATTTTTAATTTAATTCCCATTCCTCCTCTTGACGGTTCTCATATTCTTTTTACCTTTCTTCCTCTCTCAATGGAGCATGTCAAAATTTTTCTAAGCCAGTACGGCCTTTTTATTCTTCTCTTTCTAATTTTCTTTCTGCTCGGGCCTATTTTTTCTTTTATTGCTTTTATTTTTGAACTTATTTCGGGAATTTCTTTTTCTCAAATAATCTATCTTCTTGGGTGA
- the rpsL gene encoding 30S ribosomal protein S12, whose protein sequence is MSTINQLVKKGRKKTKKKVTMQALTFGFNSLKNRPKKYSSPFKKGVCLKVFTATPRKPNSALRKVARVRLTNGMEVTAFIPGEGHNLQEHSIVVIRGGKVKDLPGVRYHVVRGVLDAGGVEKRKQGRSKYGAKRAKK, encoded by the coding sequence ATGTCAACAATAAACCAACTGGTAAAAAAAGGAAGAAAGAAAACGAAAAAAAAGGTTACAATGCAAGCCCTTACTTTTGGTTTTAATTCTTTAAAAAATAGGCCCAAAAAATATTCTTCTCCTTTTAAAAAAGGAGTTTGCCTTAAGGTGTTTACAGCTACCCCGAGAAAGCCGAATTCCGCTTTGCGCAAAGTAGCAAGAGTTCGTCTTACAAACGGAATGGAAGTGACTGCCTTTATCCCCGGAGAAGGGCATAACCTTCAAGAACACTCCATTGTTGTTATAAGAGGAGGGAAGGTAAAAGATCTTCCTGGAGTAAGATACCATGTCGTAAGAGGGGTTCTTGATGCGGGAGGAGTTGAAAAGAGAAAACAAGGAAGAAGCAAATACGGGGCAAAAAGAGCCAAAAAGTAA
- the rpsG gene encoding 30S ribosomal protein S7, with product MGKIKKRQINPDSLYDSVEVSKLINQIMRMGKKTIARKIVYGSFDIIKEKTKKEPLDIFILAIDNVSPILEVKSKRVGGATYQVPVEVKSDRKIALAFRWIINGAKSRKGKPMKEALALEIIDASNNTGWAAKKKTDTHKMAEANRAFAHFAW from the coding sequence ATGGGAAAAATAAAAAAAAGACAAATAAATCCTGATTCTCTTTACGATAGTGTTGAAGTTTCAAAATTAATTAATCAGATAATGAGGATGGGGAAAAAAACTATTGCAAGAAAAATTGTTTATGGTTCTTTTGATATTATCAAAGAAAAAACCAAAAAAGAGCCGCTTGATATTTTTATTCTTGCTATTGATAACGTTTCTCCAATCCTTGAAGTAAAGTCAAAAAGAGTAGGGGGTGCCACTTATCAAGTTCCTGTTGAGGTTAAAAGCGACAGGAAAATAGCATTGGCTTTCAGATGGATTATAAACGGAGCAAAAAGTAGAAAAGGTAAGCCGATGAAAGAAGCTCTTGCTCTTGAAATTATTGACGCTTCAAATAATACGGGATGGGCGGCGAAAAAGAAAACAGATACCCATAAAATGGCTGAGGCAAACAGGGCTTTTGCTCATTTTGCATGGTAA
- the fusA gene encoding elongation factor G has protein sequence MRQYQIGKYRDIGIIAHIDAGKTTVSERVLFYTGISHKIGEVHDGAAIMDWMEQERERGITITSAATTCFWTPTYLEKKKENEYRINLIDTPGHIDFTAEVQRSLRVLDGAVVVFDGVAGVEPQSETVWRQADKFKVPRICFINKLDRTGASFENALNSIYQKLTPNAVAVQLPIGKEEELKGIVDLIEMKAVFFEGDFEQMIKKEDLQEDIANLAKPWREKMVEKIVAEDEAILEKYLSGEDILPEELKKILRKAVLSSRLVPVFCGSALKNKGVQLLLDAVCDYLPNPIDLPPVEGEDPQTGEKLSRKADDSEKFSALVFKVATDPYVGTLSFFRVYSGTLESGSYVLNSATGSKERLGRILRMHSAEREEVKEVFAGDIAAAVGLKNTRTGDTICDESDPILLENIVFPDPVISIRIEPKTKADQEKMGMALKRLSDEDPTFKIKSDQETGDTLISGMGELHLDIIVDRMRREFNVDCAVSKPQVAYKETIKSQSEAEGKYIKQSGGRGQYGHVKIRIKPLERGKGFVFVDEIRGGIIPREFIPAVEKGLREAVDRGILAGYPAVDIEATLYDGSFHDVDSSENAFKIAASMAFQEASKKANPVLLEPIMKIEVIIPTDFFGDVIGDLSSRRGRIEETEDRLNMKIVHARVPLSEMFGYATGLRSITEGRGNFSMEFDYYAEVPQSIAEEIIKGGRK, from the coding sequence ATGAGGCAGTATCAAATAGGAAAATACAGAGACATAGGCATTATCGCCCACATTGACGCCGGAAAGACAACCGTTTCCGAGCGTGTTTTGTTTTACACCGGAATTTCCCATAAAATAGGCGAGGTTCACGACGGAGCCGCTATAATGGACTGGATGGAACAGGAAAGAGAAAGAGGGATTACGATAACTTCCGCTGCAACTACTTGCTTTTGGACTCCTACCTATCTTGAAAAGAAAAAAGAAAATGAATATAGAATCAATCTTATTGATACTCCTGGGCATATCGATTTTACCGCTGAAGTTCAGCGTTCTTTGAGAGTTCTTGACGGAGCGGTTGTTGTTTTTGACGGAGTAGCCGGGGTGGAACCGCAATCGGAAACTGTATGGAGGCAGGCAGACAAGTTTAAAGTGCCCAGAATTTGTTTTATAAACAAACTTGACAGAACAGGTGCTTCTTTTGAAAATGCTCTAAATTCAATATATCAGAAACTTACTCCTAATGCTGTTGCTGTTCAATTGCCAATAGGAAAGGAGGAAGAATTAAAGGGAATAGTTGACCTTATAGAAATGAAGGCGGTTTTTTTTGAAGGGGATTTTGAACAAATGATAAAAAAAGAGGATCTTCAGGAGGATATTGCAAATTTAGCAAAACCATGGAGAGAAAAAATGGTTGAAAAAATAGTTGCTGAAGACGAAGCAATCTTGGAGAAATATCTTTCAGGAGAAGATATTTTACCGGAAGAACTGAAAAAAATATTAAGAAAAGCTGTTCTTTCTTCTCGGCTTGTTCCTGTTTTTTGCGGTTCGGCTTTAAAAAATAAAGGAGTTCAATTATTACTTGATGCTGTTTGCGATTATCTTCCAAATCCAATTGATTTGCCTCCTGTCGAAGGAGAAGATCCTCAAACGGGAGAGAAATTATCAAGAAAAGCAGATGACTCTGAAAAGTTTTCTGCATTGGTTTTTAAAGTTGCTACCGACCCTTATGTCGGAACTTTGTCTTTCTTTCGAGTTTATTCAGGCACCCTGGAATCCGGTTCTTACGTTTTAAACTCTGCAACAGGAAGCAAAGAACGGCTTGGAAGAATTCTTAGAATGCATTCTGCGGAAAGAGAAGAGGTTAAAGAAGTTTTCGCAGGAGACATAGCCGCTGCAGTAGGACTAAAAAATACAAGAACAGGCGACACTATATGTGACGAAAGCGATCCGATTCTTCTTGAAAATATTGTTTTTCCGGATCCTGTTATTTCAATAAGAATAGAGCCGAAAACCAAGGCCGATCAGGAAAAGATGGGAATGGCCTTAAAGCGTCTTTCTGACGAGGATCCTACATTTAAGATAAAAAGCGATCAAGAAACAGGAGACACTCTTATTTCAGGAATGGGAGAGCTTCATCTTGATATTATCGTTGATAGGATGAGAAGAGAATTTAACGTTGATTGTGCCGTTTCAAAACCCCAGGTTGCCTATAAAGAAACAATCAAATCTCAGAGCGAGGCGGAAGGAAAATATATCAAGCAATCAGGAGGAAGAGGACAGTATGGACACGTTAAAATTAGAATTAAACCGCTTGAAAGAGGAAAAGGATTTGTTTTTGTTGACGAAATAAGAGGAGGAATAATACCTAGAGAATTTATTCCGGCTGTGGAAAAAGGATTAAGGGAAGCAGTAGACAGAGGAATTCTTGCTGGCTATCCGGCAGTTGACATTGAAGCTACTCTCTATGACGGATCTTTCCATGATGTCGATTCTTCTGAAAATGCATTTAAAATTGCTGCCTCAATGGCTTTCCAAGAAGCGTCCAAAAAGGCAAATCCTGTTTTACTTGAACCTATAATGAAAATAGAAGTTATTATTCCAACGGATTTCTTTGGAGATGTTATAGGAGATCTTTCTTCGCGCAGAGGAAGAATTGAAGAAACGGAAGATCGTTTAAATATGAAAATAGTACATGCCAGAGTTCCGCTATCTGAAATGTTCGGCTATGCCACGGGGCTCAGGTCGATAACCGAAGGAAGAGGAAATTTCTCCATGGAATTCGATTATTATGCGGAGGTTCCTCAAAGCATAGCGGAAGAGATTATTAAAGGAGGAAGAAAATAA
- the tuf gene encoding elongation factor Tu, producing MAEKEKFERSKPHVNVGTIGHVDHGKTTLTAAILNVLDKKGLKVTKKGVNEIDAAPEEKERGITVAVAHVEYESEKRHYAHIDCPGHADYIKNMITGAAQMDGAILVVSATDGPMPQTREHILLAKQVGLPSFVVFLNKCDMVDDPEMIDLIESEIRELLNKHEYPGDETPIIRGSALKALEAGSAEDEAAKPVLELISALDDYIKEPKRDTDKPFLMAIEDVFSIEGRGTVATGRIERGIVKQNEEIEIVGMRPTQKTVAVSVEMFNKILDEGRAGDNVGILLRGLKKEDIERGQVLSKTGSVTPHTEFETEVYILTKEEGGRHTPFFAGYKPQFYIRTTDVTGEAILPEGTEMVMPGDTVNLKVKLIVPVALEEQQRFAIREGGRTVGAGVVTKIIK from the coding sequence ATGGCAGAAAAAGAAAAATTTGAACGTTCCAAGCCCCATGTCAATGTCGGTACTATTGGCCATGTTGACCATGGGAAAACAACCCTTACTGCCGCAATTCTTAATGTTTTGGACAAGAAGGGTTTGAAAGTTACAAAAAAGGGCGTTAACGAGATTGATGCCGCTCCTGAAGAAAAGGAGAGAGGTATAACTGTCGCTGTAGCGCATGTCGAATATGAATCGGAAAAGAGGCATTATGCCCATATTGACTGCCCTGGACATGCCGATTACATTAAAAACATGATTACGGGAGCAGCTCAGATGGACGGAGCAATACTAGTTGTCTCTGCAACAGACGGTCCTATGCCTCAAACAAGAGAGCATATTCTTCTTGCAAAGCAAGTAGGATTGCCTTCTTTTGTCGTTTTCTTGAATAAATGCGACATGGTAGACGATCCGGAGATGATTGACCTTATTGAATCAGAAATAAGGGAGCTTTTGAACAAACATGAGTATCCTGGTGATGAAACTCCGATTATAAGAGGGTCTGCTTTAAAAGCACTTGAAGCTGGTTCTGCTGAAGACGAGGCAGCAAAACCGGTATTGGAGCTTATCAGCGCTTTAGACGACTATATTAAGGAACCAAAAAGAGATACCGATAAACCTTTTTTGATGGCTATTGAAGATGTGTTTTCAATAGAAGGAAGAGGAACAGTTGCGACAGGAAGAATTGAAAGAGGAATTGTCAAGCAAAACGAAGAAATAGAAATTGTTGGGATGCGCCCGACTCAAAAAACGGTTGCCGTAAGCGTTGAGATGTTTAATAAGATACTTGATGAAGGAAGAGCAGGAGATAACGTTGGTATTCTTCTTCGAGGTCTTAAGAAGGAAGATATTGAACGCGGACAGGTGCTTTCAAAAACAGGATCAGTTACTCCTCATACCGAGTTTGAAACTGAAGTATATATTTTAACCAAAGAAGAAGGAGGAAGGCATACACCCTTTTTTGCAGGGTATAAACCTCAGTTTTACATTAGAACAACCGATGTAACGGGAGAAGCGATTCTTCCAGAAGGAACAGAAATGGTTATGCCGGGAGATACTGTCAATTTGAAAGTAAAATTAATAGTTCCAGTAGCCCTTGAAGAACAGCAAAGATTTGCAATCAGAGAAGGGGGAAGAACAGTTGGCGCCGGAGTTGTTACAAAGATTATTAAGTAA
- the rpsJ gene encoding 30S ribosomal protein S10, producing MVEAKEKTKQRLRIKLRAYDYKVIDTCAKQIIDTTLRHGGKVVGPVPLPTEISKYTVNRSSFVHKDSREQFETRVHKRLIDIFDFNPETMDALTDLTLPAGVDIEIKT from the coding sequence ATGGTTGAAGCAAAAGAAAAAACAAAACAACGATTAAGGATAAAGCTTCGAGCGTATGATTATAAAGTAATTGATACTTGCGCCAAGCAAATAATAGACACGACTCTTCGTCATGGAGGAAAAGTGGTAGGTCCGGTTCCCTTACCAACTGAAATTAGTAAGTATACCGTAAATAGGTCTTCATTCGTTCATAAGGATAGCAGGGAACAATTTGAAACTAGGGTCCATAAAAGATTAATTGATATTTTCGATTTTAATCCCGAAACAATGGATGCCTTAACAGACCTTACTTTGCCGGCAGGCGTTGATATTGAAATAAAGACATAA